One Solanum pennellii chromosome 10, SPENNV200 genomic region harbors:
- the LOC107002573 gene encoding uncharacterized protein LOC107002573: MGSSGFFLLCILHSIVALTSGALMMFYSNEVFIFSHGRERASKLFGSTPHDQLIIQTSDSFSGLLLFAIGFFLFMVAFVKDREFHNFFAKGCVLLHIAMAVWRIYFERKLEEDLGHDWLRLVVADIALGLSWVFFLVYSWREKYD; this comes from the coding sequence ATGGGGTCATCTGGTTTTTTCCTCTTGTGTATACTTCATTCTATAGTGGCCTTAACTTCTGGAGCTTTGATGATGTTTTATAGCAATGAGGTGTTTATATTTAGCCATGGAAGAGAGCGCGCGAGTAAGCTTTTTGGATCGACACCCCATGACCAATTGATAATCCAAACATCAGATTCATTCTCTGGTCTGCTTTTATTTGCCATTGGTTTTTTCTTGTTCATGGTGGCATTTGTTAAAGACAGAGAGTTTCACAATTTCTTTGCTAAGGGATGTGTCCTCCTCCATATAGCTATGGCTGTTTGGAGAATTTACTTTGAGAGGAAGCTTGAGGAGGATCTCGGACACGATTGGCTAAGATTGGTTGTTGCTGACATTGCTTTAGGACTTTCTTGGGTTTTCTTTCTTGTGTATTCTTGGAGAGAGAAATATGATTAG